A single region of the Lysinibacillus sp. B2A1 genome encodes:
- a CDS encoding imidazoleglycerol-phosphate dehydratase HisB, whose translation MTEKKRFAKVERTTNETRISVAIDLDGEGKADIKTGVGFMDHMLDLFIKHGLFDGTIQANGDTYIDDHHTTEDLGIVLGQAIREALGDKKGIKRYGTAFVPMDDALAQVVVDCSNRPHLEYRVPQLKEKVGSFDTELVHEFLWKFALEARMNVHVIVPYGQNTHHIIEAIFKALARAIDAAVEIDPRVKGVPSTKGLLT comes from the coding sequence ATGACAGAAAAAAAACGCTTTGCGAAAGTAGAACGGACAACAAATGAAACACGAATCTCAGTAGCCATTGATTTAGATGGGGAAGGGAAGGCTGATATTAAAACTGGCGTTGGCTTTATGGATCATATGCTGGATTTGTTTATAAAGCATGGACTTTTTGATGGGACAATTCAAGCAAACGGTGATACCTATATTGACGATCACCATACAACAGAGGACCTTGGAATCGTACTAGGTCAAGCGATTCGTGAAGCACTTGGTGATAAAAAAGGCATTAAACGCTATGGCACAGCATTTGTACCAATGGATGATGCGCTGGCACAGGTTGTTGTAGATTGCTCTAATCGTCCACATTTAGAATACCGTGTACCACAATTAAAAGAAAAAGTGGGTAGCTTCGATACAGAATTAGTTCATGAATTTTTATGGAAATTTGCTCTAGAAGCACGAATGAATGTTCACGTCATTGTACCGTATGGACAGAATACACATCATATTATTGAGGCAATTTTTAAGGCGTTAGCACGTGCCATTGATGCGGCAGTGGAAATTGATCCACGTGTTAAAGGCGTGCCATCAACTAAGGGGCTGTTAACGTGA